In Streptomyces nodosus, one DNA window encodes the following:
- a CDS encoding glycosyltransferase: protein MKPTVCLCMIVKNESKIIERCLTAAKEVIDTWVITDTGSTDGTQDMIRLALDGIPGELHELPWVNFGYNRTLNIRHARGKADYLLLLDADLEVLREGEIPPLTAGEYLLCHDGDTSYRIPRLVRGDLPWRYEGVTHEYLTCDQPVRRENLDALVIRDHGDGGSRHDKFERDARLLNLELQRDPDNPRTVFYLAQTMRDLGHTAEAIDLYERRVAMGGWEEELYYSLYQIGLLKAAVSDWPHAAEAFTKAWEIRPQRLEACYQLASRLRKMERYHTAHALLGSGIRKPLPSEDILFTQPWVYRWGLLFEYSITAYWVGDYGRSVVACDELLSMNDLPEAVREQVEKNRVFAVEKRRESCRPADAGGVGQ from the coding sequence ATGAAGCCAACCGTCTGCCTGTGCATGATCGTAAAAAACGAATCGAAGATCATCGAACGCTGTCTGACCGCGGCGAAGGAGGTGATCGACACATGGGTCATCACCGACACCGGCTCCACCGACGGTACCCAGGACATGATCCGCCTGGCGCTCGACGGAATCCCGGGCGAACTGCACGAACTGCCCTGGGTGAACTTCGGATACAACCGCACCCTGAACATCCGGCACGCCCGCGGCAAGGCCGACTATCTCCTACTGCTGGACGCGGATCTCGAAGTGCTGCGTGAGGGCGAGATTCCCCCGCTGACCGCCGGCGAGTACTTGCTGTGCCATGACGGCGACACTTCGTACCGTATCCCGCGGCTCGTCCGCGGCGACCTGCCGTGGCGGTACGAAGGCGTCACCCACGAATACCTGACCTGTGACCAACCCGTACGCCGGGAGAACCTGGATGCCCTGGTCATCCGCGACCACGGCGACGGCGGCTCCAGACACGACAAGTTCGAGCGCGACGCACGTCTGCTGAACCTGGAACTCCAGCGCGACCCGGACAATCCGCGCACGGTGTTCTACCTGGCGCAGACCATGCGGGACCTGGGCCACACGGCCGAGGCGATCGATCTCTACGAGCGCCGCGTCGCCATGGGTGGCTGGGAGGAGGAGTTGTATTACTCCCTGTATCAGATCGGCCTGCTCAAGGCCGCCGTCTCGGACTGGCCGCACGCTGCGGAGGCCTTCACCAAGGCGTGGGAGATCCGGCCGCAACGGCTCGAGGCCTGCTACCAACTTGCCTCGCGGCTGAGGAAGATGGAGCGCTACCACACTGCACACGCGCTGCTCGGCAGCGGGATCCGCAAACCCCTGCCCTCGGAGGACATCCTGTTCACCCAGCCCTGGGTGTACCGGTGGGGGCTCCTCTTCGAGTACTCGATCACCGCCTACTGGGTGGGGGACTACGGCCGGTCCGTCGTCGCGTGCGACGAACTGCTGTCGATGAACGACCTCCCTGAGGCCGTTCGCGAACAGGTGGAGAAGAACCGGGTGTTTGCCGTCGAGAAGCGCCGGGAGTCTTGTCGTCCGGCCGATGCCGGCGGCGTCGGCCAGTAG
- a CDS encoding IPT/TIG domain-containing protein, with amino-acid sequence MATITSFTGSPGSVGQTLTINGTGLSSATKVNFGNKSATATVVSSTQITCPIPSLCAGQYNVNVMAGTSTTNSLPFFYAATPAVLSVSPVSGAASPGSITVNGSGFLNATAVTFGAIGAGTGLTVLNDSQLSVTAPAHGAFTGCLDTVDITVTTPGGTSTTSVSDQFVYYNAPAVTGISPTSGAEGTNVTVTGTCFDSVSDVTFTPTGGGASISASSFTPISETQLVAVVPAGLTASATYDIQVVTPGGTSPAVAGDVFTAA; translated from the coding sequence ATGGCAACCATCACCTCCTTCACGGGCAGCCCCGGCTCGGTCGGGCAGACCCTGACGATCAACGGAACCGGCCTGTCGAGCGCCACCAAGGTGAACTTCGGCAACAAGTCGGCCACCGCCACCGTCGTCAGCAGCACGCAGATCACCTGCCCCATCCCGTCGCTGTGCGCCGGGCAGTACAACGTCAACGTGATGGCCGGAACGTCGACCACCAACTCCCTGCCGTTCTTCTACGCCGCCACCCCCGCCGTCTTGTCCGTGAGCCCTGTCTCCGGCGCGGCCAGCCCCGGCTCCATCACCGTCAACGGCAGCGGCTTCCTCAACGCCACCGCGGTGACCTTCGGCGCCATCGGCGCGGGCACCGGGCTGACCGTGCTCAACGACAGCCAACTCAGCGTCACGGCTCCCGCGCACGGAGCCTTCACCGGCTGCCTGGACACCGTGGACATCACCGTCACCACCCCGGGCGGCACCAGCACCACGAGCGTCAGCGACCAGTTCGTCTACTACAACGCCCCCGCCGTCACCGGAATCAGTCCGACCTCGGGGGCGGAGGGCACCAACGTCACCGTCACGGGCACTTGCTTCGACAGTGTCAGCGACGTGACTTTCACACCGACCGGCGGTGGCGCATCGATCTCGGCGAGCAGCTTCACCCCCATCTCCGAGACCCAGCTGGTCGCCGTCGTCCCCGCCGGGCTCACCGCGAGCGCCACCTACGACATCCAGGTCGTCACCCCCGGCGGTACCAGCCCGGCCGTCGCCGGCGACGTCTTCACCGCGGCCTGA
- a CDS encoding glycosyltransferase family 39 protein, producing MSRSPERRRERLAVLVPAAVMAAIGLWGLDRGGMWRDEAVTFQVARRSVPQIWHLLHSVDAVHGLYYLLMHPVLAVRPDEVLLRLPSVCGAAVAAGLVGALGTRLCRPRVGLWAGLLYAVTPMVGHYAQEGRSYAMVAAGVMGATLLLVRAVRDGGRWWPYGVLVAVTCVLHEFAVLVLLAHACTLALARAPGKVWRGWAGAAGAVVVVLLPLVLVSHAQARQVAWLTAPDAESAGQLVEQFAGPSPGVLWPCLALVATAVWTPRGRRGVSLSAVALPLVLVPPAVLMEVSQIHPLYDDRYVLYALAGAPLLAAAGLDRVAGALGRVAGTSARLRPGGRGRPAPGTPLGAGPAAGGPGARTPLTGPRAVPSSGDGVALAEPPRATVPRSAGTSRCPPCPGAMVSPWPGCSPSAVPSSGSSRCCGRTAMPRTGPTTWPSSPPPWAGSCGPGMPCSFCPRWSGGPR from the coding sequence ATGAGTAGGTCACCGGAGAGGCGCCGGGAGCGCCTGGCCGTGCTTGTGCCCGCGGCCGTCATGGCCGCGATCGGGCTGTGGGGACTGGACCGCGGGGGCATGTGGCGCGACGAGGCGGTCACCTTCCAGGTGGCGCGCCGCTCGGTGCCGCAGATCTGGCACCTGCTGCACAGCGTGGACGCGGTGCACGGCCTGTACTACCTGCTGATGCACCCGGTGCTGGCCGTCCGCCCCGACGAGGTGCTGCTGCGGCTGCCCTCGGTCTGCGGGGCGGCCGTGGCCGCCGGCCTGGTCGGCGCGCTGGGCACCCGGCTGTGCCGGCCCCGCGTGGGGTTGTGGGCGGGGCTGCTCTACGCGGTCACGCCGATGGTCGGGCACTACGCGCAGGAGGGCCGCTCCTATGCGATGGTCGCCGCCGGGGTCATGGGCGCGACGCTGCTGCTGGTACGGGCGGTGCGGGACGGCGGCCGGTGGTGGCCCTACGGGGTGCTGGTCGCCGTCACCTGTGTGCTGCACGAGTTCGCCGTGCTGGTGCTGCTCGCGCACGCCTGCACGCTGGCGCTCGCGCGGGCGCCGGGGAAGGTGTGGCGGGGGTGGGCGGGCGCGGCCGGTGCCGTCGTCGTGGTGCTGCTGCCGCTGGTACTGGTCTCACATGCGCAGGCGAGGCAGGTGGCCTGGCTGACGGCGCCGGACGCGGAGAGCGCGGGGCAGCTGGTCGAGCAGTTCGCGGGACCGTCGCCCGGTGTGCTGTGGCCCTGTCTGGCCCTGGTCGCGACGGCCGTGTGGACACCGCGGGGGCGCCGCGGGGTGTCCCTGTCCGCGGTGGCCCTGCCGCTGGTCCTGGTGCCGCCGGCGGTGCTGATGGAGGTGTCGCAGATCCACCCGCTCTACGACGACCGGTATGTGCTGTACGCCCTGGCCGGGGCGCCGTTGCTGGCCGCGGCGGGACTGGACCGGGTGGCCGGTGCGCTGGGCCGCGTGGCCGGTACGTCGGCCCGGCTGCGGCCCGGCGGCCGGGGGAGGCCCGCTCCCGGCACCCCGCTCGGCGCGGGCCCGGCCGCCGGTGGTCCCGGGGCGCGGACGCCGCTCACCGGCCCGCGAGCGGTGCCGTCGTCCGGTGACGGTGTCGCCCTCGCGGAGCCGCCACGGGCCACCGTGCCCCGGTCCGCCGGGACCTCCCGGTGCCCTCCCTGCCCGGGCGCCATGGTGTCGCCCTGGCCGGGGTGCTCGCCGTCGGCGGTGCCTTCCTCGGGCAGCTCCCGCTGCTGCGGGAGGACCGCGATGCCGCGCACCGGCCCGACGACCTGGCCGTCGTCTCCGCCACCGTGGGCCGGGAGCTGCGGCCCGGGGATGCCGTGCTCTTTCTGCCCTCGCTGGAGCGGCGGTCCGCGCTGA
- a CDS encoding IPT/TIG domain-containing protein, producing the protein MAPIINSISPNQGPAAGGTAVTLTGSGFTGASSVTFGTNPAQFATLSDTKISCTAPAGSGSSAVTVTSSGGTSNSSTFTYLPSPVVSSIAPNQGPTAGGNTVTVTGTNLSGATAVVFGSHSATITGNTSTQITVQPPAGAAAPVNLTVTTAGGTSTPLPYFYIPLPTVDDISPALGPPLGGNAVTVTGSNLSLVSAVRFGSRTSASISVVSDGEITALVPLGSGTVSVTATTPGGTSLPGVGNPYYTYVGQPVITSLSPNQGPAAGGNSVTITGSNLTYTDSVRVGGILTPFVTVSDTEVVAVAPGGTSGTVAVLVHSPGGTSSASYQYTP; encoded by the coding sequence ATGGCGCCGATCATCAACAGCATCAGCCCCAACCAGGGACCGGCCGCCGGCGGGACGGCTGTCACCCTCACCGGCAGCGGCTTCACCGGCGCATCGTCCGTGACATTCGGGACGAACCCGGCCCAGTTCGCCACGCTCAGCGACACGAAGATCAGCTGCACCGCCCCCGCGGGGTCGGGCTCCTCCGCCGTCACCGTCACCTCCTCGGGCGGCACCAGCAACAGCTCGACCTTCACCTACCTTCCCAGCCCGGTCGTCAGCTCGATCGCTCCGAACCAGGGCCCTACGGCCGGAGGGAACACCGTCACCGTCACGGGCACCAATCTCTCCGGCGCCACTGCGGTCGTGTTCGGCAGCCACAGCGCCACCATCACCGGCAACACCAGCACACAGATCACCGTCCAGCCCCCAGCCGGTGCGGCGGCTCCGGTCAACCTCACGGTCACCACGGCGGGAGGCACCAGCACCCCGTTGCCGTACTTCTACATCCCCCTGCCGACCGTCGACGACATCTCCCCTGCCCTGGGGCCGCCCCTGGGCGGCAACGCCGTGACTGTCACGGGGAGCAACCTGTCCCTCGTCAGCGCCGTACGCTTCGGATCCCGCACGTCCGCCAGCATCAGCGTCGTCTCGGACGGCGAGATCACCGCCCTGGTCCCGCTCGGCTCCGGAACCGTCAGCGTCACCGCCACCACGCCGGGCGGCACGAGCCTTCCCGGCGTCGGCAATCCTTACTACACCTACGTCGGGCAGCCGGTCATCACCAGTCTCAGCCCCAACCAGGGGCCGGCCGCCGGCGGAAACAGCGTGACCATCACCGGAAGCAACTTGACCTACACGGACAGCGTCAGGGTTGGCGGCATCCTGACCCCGTTCGTCACCGTCTCCGACACCGAGGTCGTGGCCGTCGCGCCAGGAGGCACCTCCGGCACCGTCGCCGTCCTCGTCCACAGTCCGGGCGGCACCAGCAGCGCCAGCTACCAGTACACACCGTGA
- a CDS encoding glycosyltransferase family 87 protein — translation MSASKSARKTRAASRAPLPPPRTAHTGGPRRLFLLAGCWIATRALMLWLLTHDQDPLLGRGGVSREVGQLYVHWYGILRHGAFPSGDPLWQYPPGAGAVLLTPALLPGLAYVQAFVALTLLTDAAITLALAYAGRRPGRSLRGAALWTAGLPLLLHIPLARYDVQVTAFAVFSLLALSRSPRGGGAFAALGALVKVWPALALLGTPRGRTTREAWTAAVVTAVTLLALLTAVFRDPFDFLRQQGGRGVQIESLGGTALMIARRAGWPGHTHYQYGAVEFVGPQVHEVALGSLALTAGAFVLLLLWRLRARRWTPATPYDAALAAVLLFTVTSRVISPQYLVWLIGLTAVCLTSRHTTQRPVAPLVLAATAVSVVEYPACYAEVVSSSWTGCVLMIVRNGLLVSAAMVSFIRLWRSGRPTPDRLESDTPPPDLATIPASFRTGC, via the coding sequence ATGAGTGCCTCGAAGAGCGCCAGAAAGACCCGGGCGGCGAGCCGCGCACCCCTGCCGCCGCCCCGCACAGCACACACCGGCGGCCCCCGCCGGCTGTTCCTTCTCGCCGGCTGCTGGATCGCCACCCGCGCCCTGATGCTGTGGCTCCTCACCCACGACCAGGACCCGCTGCTCGGCCGGGGCGGGGTCTCCCGCGAGGTGGGGCAGCTCTACGTCCACTGGTACGGCATCCTGCGGCACGGCGCGTTCCCCTCGGGCGACCCGCTGTGGCAGTACCCGCCGGGCGCGGGCGCGGTGCTGCTCACCCCCGCGCTGCTGCCGGGCCTGGCGTACGTCCAGGCCTTTGTGGCCCTCACCCTGCTGACCGACGCCGCGATCACCCTGGCCCTGGCCTACGCGGGCCGGCGCCCGGGCCGCTCGCTGCGCGGCGCGGCGCTCTGGACGGCGGGTCTGCCGCTGCTGCTGCACATCCCGCTCGCCCGCTACGACGTCCAGGTCACCGCCTTCGCGGTGTTCTCCCTGCTGGCGCTGTCACGCTCCCCGCGCGGGGGCGGCGCGTTCGCGGCGCTCGGCGCCCTGGTGAAGGTCTGGCCCGCGCTGGCCCTGCTCGGCACCCCGCGCGGGCGGACCACCCGGGAGGCGTGGACGGCGGCCGTGGTCACCGCCGTCACCCTGCTCGCCCTGCTCACGGCCGTGTTCCGCGACCCGTTCGACTTCCTGCGCCAGCAGGGCGGCCGGGGCGTGCAGATCGAGTCGCTGGGCGGCACGGCCCTCATGATCGCCCGCCGGGCCGGCTGGCCGGGGCACACCCACTACCAGTACGGGGCCGTGGAGTTCGTGGGCCCCCAGGTGCACGAGGTCGCCCTCGGCTCGCTCGCGCTGACCGCGGGAGCCTTCGTCCTGCTGCTGCTGTGGCGGCTGCGGGCCCGCCGCTGGACCCCCGCGACCCCGTACGACGCGGCGCTCGCGGCGGTCCTGCTGTTCACGGTGACCAGCCGGGTGATCAGCCCCCAGTACCTGGTGTGGCTGATCGGGCTGACCGCGGTCTGTCTGACGTCCCGGCACACCACCCAGCGCCCCGTGGCCCCGCTCGTCCTGGCGGCGACCGCGGTCAGCGTCGTCGAGTACCCGGCCTGCTACGCCGAGGTCGTCAGCAGCAGCTGGACGGGGTGCGTACTCATGATCGTCCGCAACGGGCTGCTGGTGTCCGCCGCGATGGTGTCCTTCATCCGGCTGTGGCGATCCGGACGACCCACCCCCGATCGGCTGGAATCGGACACGCCACCCCCGGACCTGGCCACCATTCCTGCGAGCTTCCGCACAGGCTGTTAA